The Silene latifolia isolate original U9 population chromosome Y, ASM4854445v1, whole genome shotgun sequence sequence AATTGCCTAGAGAGTAGCATTATATTTTGTCTGATCTACCCATAAGgtagtatttgacccgtcgcaagcttgtgacggatatacccgtcacaaggaagactaaggccctgttcttttggacttaaagtcacttaatttaagttcacttcatatcgtataagtttagttcagttcagatcaaatcctataagttcagttcaattcagatcctataagttcagttcagatcctataagttcagttcagatccaataagttcagttcagttcagatcctataagttcagttcagttcagatcctataagttcagtttatttcagatcctataaggtcagatcctataaatttagtttagAAAGTTATATGcaaagtattatttttaaaaaccgacgcaaaaacatttgatattattaattattcgatacatatatacattgttatttttaaaacaaaattatcactcttctcattatttgttatcgtaatgtaaccgtagtataatgtatgaacaaatcaatgtatataaagcggaaaaatatTATCATCTTACCATGTGTTTTAGACTACATTTTCTTATCATTGTTTCTCTTAGCTGCCCACTAAATTCTTGTAAATTTTTTGTTCAATctcaataaaagtttgcgtttatttataataataataataataataataataataataataataataataataataataataataataataataataataataataataataataataataataataataataataataataataataatagagagAGAGTGAGGGAAGGCGATTTTTGAACGATTTGCTGCTGCCATCATCACTGCTGACGTCATCGCTCTTGCCCTCGTCTCCGGCACCGTTGCTCCTGTCTCACGCCGGCCATCATCTTGTCGGCTGTCAGGTTCCCGGTGTTGGGTTTTAGGGTGTCTGGTTACGGGTTCGCGTGAGGGTTTTTTGGTGTTTGGACATTACCCTACAGGTCCTTCTGTCGCTGTACGCCATCAACAACCACCCCGGGTCGACCTTCAGACCGCACATCGCCGGTCAAGGGTGGCCGTTTGTTGGTTTTCTGTGTGGTTGCTGTTAGGGATCTACGACGGGTTTTGTCTTTTCTGGGGTTTTCGGTTTCGAGATCTTTTTGTTTTCGGCTACTGCGTTGGTTGTTGCCGGCTTTCTTGCTCGACGATTTCTTGGTTGTCACTGCCGTTGATCTTCACTGGCTGTCGTCTCCGGTCAGGTTCAATGTGTCAAGGCTTTCCTTTTGTTTTTTCGGCATTTCCGTTTTCCTTTTCCTCTTTGTGtctcctcggcttccttctcCGGTGGTGGTGATGCCTTCTACCCACTGCTTTTCCTCGGTCTTTTTGGACCGTGGTGTTTAGGGTTCAGTCTGTGGTGGCCGCTGCTGGGTTAGGGGTTGCTTGGGTTCGGTGTTTTGGTGCGTTGTAGAGTGGTGCGTTAAAGCGTGGTGCAGGTTAGCAGGTTTTGTGCAGCGTTGACTTGTTGTGTTGACTTTCTGAGTTGACCTGCTTCATGTCCTGATGGCTGCTGCGTTTTGAGTAATTTTTTTAGGCTTTGTTGGTGTTGCGTGGGTCCTTGCACGTGAGGAGGAAGGcttttatttcttcttttatgcctgagcttgtgcggtaccattgtcccttttcgggtcttcatgcgtgtcgggatggttttggtaagggccttactaaggctGCATGGCAGAAGCATTTTCAGGACCGACATTGTTATGAGGGGGCGATGgaacttacgcgtcagactcttactgatagtttgactgtttattccaatgccgagagttctttgagacgggtgggggctctggttgtgtggggtatgttttaaaacccgtactactcgagctagatgtcggcatagtcgagGTGATATTGTGAagcatccggagtgtgttgatggcctctacacctttcatatttatggtattccgagaccctTGGggtccttctacttcggtttcttctaaTGATAGTattgagcttgttcagtggtctatatctttgcttgatcgtttattgtcgttaggccttcgcaccgtgaaatctattcctcctaaatgccgtcttgggtttgctcgggctttgaaaggggccatgGATGATGTGGCTGAATTACCtggtgatctctcccgctgggttcgtttgcttctTCTACCGCTGTGTCTGCttaagactttcgctcctcggagtagtCATGAGTGTAGGACTACTATTCGGCGTcagcgtcaggaggagagtattgccagggctatccttgcttggggggtaccttggggggggggggggttgcagctgttgcaggagtgtttcgatgagggtccttcttcatttaCTGTGGacgaggatctggatttgagtgagcttaacctccgccaatgtcggcggaagatttgtgacggccactatactgctgctgttagggtgctttcttcctctggggttgcCCCcaactccgatgccactcttgtggccttgcgtgagaagcatcctgtcgccccgcctccttcattgcctcctttgtctggagatcatcatcctctggttgcctcttcgacggtggttttggatatgattcgtaGATTTCCACGCGGTACTTCTTGTGGGCGGGATGGTTTCGTACCAAAGACCTTGGACCTTTGGGTACATTTGAGTTGGCTATCTGGCTATCTACGATTATTTGATCACTTCtcttactagggtggttaatctttttcttgagggccggtgtcctcttcctctgggtgagtacattgtcagcgcccctctcacgccactcgttaaaccgggtggtagggttcgtcctattgctgttggaacggtctggagacggcttgtctctaaggttggtggttttatggttggtccttctttatcctcatattttgatgggcttcagtttggggtgggtgtgtccggtggaggagaggctatcttgcatgccttgaaccggctcattgaggctcggggtgctgaggtgAGGCTTtctatgttgttggttgatttccagaatgcgttcaaccttgttgatggtCTGACCATGCTTCGgaaggtccgccgtcgttgcccggttctttcccgttgggtggagttttgttattccagccccgcccgtcttttttatggggagcactgcttgtggtcttgtcagggtgttcagcagggtgacccgttgggccctttgcttttcgctttggttttgcatcccttagtatgcaaaatccgggacacttttgacttcactatgcaggcatggtacttagatgatggcaccattgtggttgatactttggaggtggggaaggtcttggatttgattatggtggatggccctcgttttggactgcatcttaatgtctccaagacggaggtcttttggcctgttgaggatcctcagagtcggctccctggggttttccgcccttctatttctcggccattgcgcggtgttatacttttgggtggacctgtcagtacttgtcctggttttggaagtgagattgtggcgaagagagtaattaagaccattgagctaatggacttggttgcggggattgaggacccgcaatgtgagttgcttctacttcgagccTGTACTgatatttctaagctctatttctcacttcttacttgctcccctagtgtttttggttatgtccatcttccttttgatgccgctcttcgttccagcttggaacgtattgtcaccgcgtctggcccgagttttggggattggcagtgacgccatgctacattcccttttcatcttggtggtcttggtgtctatgcggcgggagatgttttattttatgcttttattgcgtcccgtttgcaatctgctggtttgcaggctaagctcctcggcccttctggtattgtagctgctggccctgcttttgatgatgccgcacaggtttttactgcgactacaggctcgggtattttaggtaaccctagtgaaattgctgcccccaaacttatgaagaaattggcagacatttatttcgcgacggttgctgctgtcTCAGAGTCTGTTTTCACCTTGACACCACgacagcttgctttatggcagtctctgcagggttctcactcctctaattggttacgtgcggttcctatcttggggttgggtcagactatgaacggtaggacttaccgtagtgtacttgggtatcgtctgggtgttccgttattcacggtatctaggccctgtcctgcttgcgcTCGGGTTTTtgttgaggatgtttttggggaccacgttgtttcttgtactggtactgtgggcgttaaacatcggcataaccttgtccgggacactcttttcgacatctgctatagatctggtattactgcgggaaaggaggttgatatcggtttggttgatggacatggtggctctctttgtcctgcggatttattgctttattcttgggacaaggggcatgatgtgtgcgtcgacttgacaggttcttctcctttgactcaaactgggatgacggattttgtgcctggcagggttgtcgctgatgctgctcagcgaaagtatgctaagtatggggatttgtgcgcggtagcgggttatgatttccttcctttctctttctcttcccttggggagctgggttcggatgctgttgccttgctcaagcggatccagaaattctcggtatctcagaaTGCGGGGGCttgggtggccgcttacatttttactagacttagctttaatgttgctaagggtgtgggagcccagattgtctctcggctccccaccaatttaatgtaaacttttatttttcttttaatgaaagttgcgcgcatccttcaataaaaaaaaattaataataataataataataataaaagttgcggttttatataaaagaaaataataataataaaattaacaacaagaacaataataataacaagagtTTTTTTtatcaaacacaacctttaaaaaaaaaaatttccaaacATCACCTTTTAAAAAACGTTTGTCAAACACAACATTTAAAAAAATTGAAATCCGTCAAAAAAGTCGTGTTTAacaaaaaaatattattaaagaTTGTATTTGACAAAcgttttttttaaaggtggtgtttgaaaatatttttctTTTAAAGATTGTGTTtggcaaaataataataataataataataataataataataataataataataataataataataataataataataataataataataataataataataataataataataataataataataataataataataataataataataataataataataataataataataataataataataataataagttatattaatttaagttaatttaaattcggaccttgtaagttcagttcagatcttataagttcaattcagatcctataagttgattcgattcgagatcctataagttcgattcgagatccaataagttgattgattcgagatcctataagttgattcgattcgagatcctataagttcatatCGATTccgttcgagatcctataagttcgattcgattcgatcgatCCGTTTggtcaaaagaacagggcctaattgAAGTTTGTATTGTATTtgtatcaatttttttttgtaatttgttgttatttattgtaatgtaaattgctgtaatttgttgttatttattgtaATATAAATTATTCATAAATAGTTAATTCGTTAAATTATTCATAAATATTTACGTATAAATTATAAATGTAATCGTTTACGTACAAAACATCAACAATGACAGTTATTTGCTAATTACATCCTTAATTTTTCTGTGGGTTCCGCATTTAATGgtataaaagaaaaaagaaaaaaaatggattTAGTGATGTGGACGCACAGAATTGCTCTAAATGTTTCtgtatttataaagataagattttataataattatgtaaattattataattcaaaataataaTTGCCATAGGTATATAAAATATTTAGTTCAATTTTTAACAAATACGTTTAACTAATATAGATTGATTTTATACTGAAGGTACATTGAATATAAGTTAGAAGTACAATTAATAGTTATTATATACATGTACATATTGTTTTAACAAATGTCTTAACAAACATATATATCAAAACAGATACAAAAATGACAATAAGATGAGTGTGTCACAATGGTAGTAACAAGGTCATAtgaaccaagaggtcatgggttcaagCCTCATTAATAAACTTTTTGGAGGTTTGACTTTATAATAAATCTAAGATGTAGTTAACAATTTAACTACATATGCTAAATTACTAACTTAGCCTTAAACTAACTAATAAAAGTTAACCATAGTTTGCCACATGTCAAGATGTCATTGGTTGTGTATGAAAAAACCCATACACAATGTGTATGTGTAGCATCCAAAAGTTAATGCATATATAGGATATTAGCATGTCCGACTTACAATTGGATATGTACAAAATAAGCCGTACACATAAAAAGTTcatcaaaaatacaatattactAGGTAGTATTCCGCGCTTTGCGCGGTCTGTTTTAataatttatgattataattaaagaaaaattatataattcatatatgaccttcaatattttctcttataaataatttttttctCAAAAGGGAAAACACACCAATTACAACCTACCAATTTAGCACCACCCCACATACAGGATCAGATAAAGCTAGACTAAGCTATTACATTAATCCTCTCAAATTACACCACTCTCTATCATGCTGCGAAATTTGAAAATACTTATATTTCAGAAGAGCTAGCCTACCATCTTCTAAGACAGCTTGAATAATAAGCTTAGGATGTAACACCCGTTGCTCCACACGGCAAATATTACGAGCATGCCAAATATGATAATGTGTGGCTACTACCAATGAACACAAAAGCTTTCTCAGAAAACCAGAACAATGTCTGAGCTTCAACATCTGTTCAGCAGACCCAAACCCACTCCCTTGTATACCAAGCCAGGACTGCAATCTAGCATAGCATATACAGGTATAAATGCATTTCCTGAATAAATGATCGTGATCCTCATCCTGCAATCCACACAAATAACATGTACTCTGATCAGTGATACCCATTTTACTCAGCCTGTCCAAAGTAAGAAGCCGTCCATGCCTGATGAGCCAAGCATTAAAAGCATGTTTTGGAGTGTTTAGTTTACTCCAAACAATGTTAAACCATGTAACTTTAGGGCTATTATCCTGCCTAAGCCACTTATATCCATCCTCAATGGTATAGTATCCACCCTTAGGCTGCCACTGGCCATTACTGTACCCTGCTGCAAGCTTCTCCCTCACCATACACACCTGTCTCCAAGCCTAAGAACTATTAGGACTAGGATGGTAGTCAAACCAGTCTCTACCCTTCAGATAAACTTTATCAATCCACTTGATCCAAAGGAGGTCCTTCTAAGAAGCTATCCACCAGACTAACTTCCCAACAGCTGCAACATTCCAGATCTTGCTGTCAATGATACCCAAACCACCAGAACTAGTAGGTAGGCATACTATCTTCCATGATATAAGAGGTGCCTTTGAGTAGCTATCAGACCCTTCCCACAGGAAATTCCTGCACAAGGCTTATATCCTGTCCATCACACCTGCAGGAAGCACAAAATTTATGCCCAATAGTTATGCAAGGTGGCCAGATAAGATTTTACCGGGATTAGTCTGCCAGTATAGGAAATTTTCCTCTTATTTCAACCCTTAATTCTATTAATCATCCTCTCCACCAGCAAAGAACAGTCAAGCTTTGAAAGTTTCTTATGAGAAATGTTAACCCCAAGATACTTAAAAGGTAACTTTCCCCTAATGAAGCCAGTCCTCCTCGAAATTGCCGCCTCCACCTCAGAAGGGACACCATTGAACACAATATCAGTCTTATCAGTGTTGATATGTAAACCACTAGCACGAGTAAAACAGTCAAAGGTCTCAACCAAAATACACACAGACTTCATATTCTCCTTGTAGAATAATAAAAGGTCATCAGCAAATATTAAATGGGAGAGCTTTAGACCTTTGCATAAAGGGTGGTAAGAGAAATTTGGCCCATTGCAGACTACCTCCAGCATCCTAATCAAGTACTTCATACATAAGGTAAAAAGCAAAAGGGACAAGGAGTCACCTTGCCTTAACCCTCGTTCACCTTTGAAAAAACCATGAGTATTACCATTAAGAGCAATAGTAAAGGTGTTAGTAGTTACACATTGCATCACCAGGTGGATAAAATGTGGAGGAAAGTTAAGAGCTCTCAACATTTGAAGCACAAAACTCCATTCAATGGAATCATATGCCTTCCTCAAATCAACCTTAAGCATACATCTAGAAGATACACTAGCCCTCTTGTAGAGTCTAATCAAATCCTGGCTGATAAGTATATTACCCATAATGCTTCTCCCTTTAACAAATGCAGCCTGGGTTGGATTGATAAGCATAGGAAGAACATGACCTAGCCTCACACAAAGTATCTTAGAAATAACCTTATACAAGGTATTACAACACGCTATAAGCCTAAACTCCTTGACTGAATTAGGGTTCTGGACCTTAGGGATCAGTACCAGATTTGTACTATTTAGTTGTTTCAATAATTGGCCCTCATTGAAGAAATTGATAATAGCGTCACTGTTATCAGTACCCATAATATCCGAGCCTGCTTTGAAAAAAACAGCTCGAGTATCCATCAGGACCTGGGCTCTTGTCATCAGGAATTCCAAAAATAATACTCTTAATCTCCTCTTTTGTTAGAACTCTATTAATAGCATTCCAGTCATCAGCATGGACACACTTACCCATTCTCACAACATTCTGATAAAAGTCTGCAGTGCTGCCCTGAGTCCCCAGTAAGTCCTTATAGTAATTCTCAAAGGCTTGCAGAATGCCCTCAGGAGACTGACAAAGCTGCCCATGAATATCATGAATTTGCACCACCTTATTCTGAATCTGCCTCTGATTGATAGCCTTGTGAAAGATTGCAGTGTTATCATCCCCATTCTGAGCCCATACACACTTAGCTTTTTGTCTCAGGAAAGCAATTTTGGCTTTACTCAACATTTGGTAACTAGCTCTAATATTATATTCATTATCCATTAAAGTCTTATTAGTTGGATCAGCCTGAAGTTTCTTCTGGAAATCTAAAAGGAGCCCATGAGCAATGTCAGTGTTTTTCTCAACATTAGAAAATAAGTCATTATTCAATGCTTTAAGTGGAGACTTCATCAGCTTCAGCTTCTTAACCACCATGTACATCAAAGAGCCATGGATATGTTGATTCCATCCCTCCTTAAATATAGCATTAAAGTCAGGGACACCAGTCCACATATTGTAAAACTTGAACGACCTCTTCTTTTTCAATTGTACCTTGTTACAGTGAATAAAACAGGGGCAATGATCATAATCTCCTTCAGGTGCAAAATAAGCATAGTGATCAGGCCAGTTAGAAATCCACTCATCATTAACTAATACCCTGTTAATCCGACTGAAAACCCTAGTAGAACTAGGTTGTTTGTTGTTCCATGTAAAAAAAGAGCCAATACTCTTCAGATCCTGAAGTCCACAACTATCAATAGCATATTGAAATGGTACTGTCTCAGCATCCTTAACAGGCAACCCAATCTTCTCATCAGCATTAAGAACATTATTGAAATCTCCTAGAACAATCCACGGATCCACAACAGTCAGTCTGATAAGGTCATCCCATAAAGGAGCCCTATCTTCAATCTTATTAAAACCATACACATAGATAGCAAAGAACTGATTACTAGTGATCACATCTTTAACCTTAAGGTGTATGAACTGAGCAGCCATCTCGAACACAGTCACATTAAACCTTTCCTCTTTCCATAATAACCAAATTCTTCCTCCATCATGACACTGATGGTTAGTACAATAACTCCACCCTCCACATAAACTAGCCACTACCTTATTTAGAGAACTAGGTTTCACCCTAGTTTCAAGGAGCCCAAATAGGTCCACATTAGCATTATGTAGACACCATTTAATATCATTCTGTTTAGTCAAACTATTTAGGCCCCTAATATTCCACACACCAattggttattgttattgttattattctcAAATCTTAGTTAGTATCCTACAATAACTCAATAACCTTAACCTATATAAAGATGGGTCTAATTGTTATAGCTAGATAAGTTCGTTTTCCTTTTTCAATTATTCTTTTGTTTTCGTTTCATTTGTTAGAGCTCTTTCCTTTCATTGATATTTTTCCGATGTAATTGGTTATTATTGGATTCATTTGTTTTTGTACTTTGAATGATCATTGTCATTGTGTACGTAAAACTAATACTTCTTAATTTTCTTCTTCATATCAGGTTAGAAGAATAAGGACCATGCATTGTAGTTCACATATCTTAATTAATTAAGGCGAGAGTCATATTATTTTGGACGTTTATATTATTTAAATTGGTATTTCTTAATGTTGTATCCAATAATGGTTTATGTATAATTAAGTTTTTATAATATGattttataataaataaatttgtttgatttttgtTAGGATGTGACGATTATTGAAGAGGGCAAAAGACGAACATGGAAGAACGAGAACGTGTATTTACAACGTTGAAAATAGACATAGTTTATAAAGCACATAATATCCTCTTTATTAAACAAACAACCACATAGCTGATGTGTCAGCCTGTGGTTGAAAGTCAAATTTTCAAAGGAGTAGTTATTTTTGCTGAATTTAAGGATCCCATGTTTTCTGAAGGATTTAATTACATCATTGATGAGGAGTAGATGATTGACAGATGATTGAAGAAAACAAAAGATTAAGAATTGCAAATCATTAATTAATGTCCATTAAATTATAATCATCATAATAACATTAAATATTTATCACACATTTGAAGACCAAACTGCTATAAGGCCACAAACACCCATTCATAGTAGAAAATATTAATAAATCAAATCTAATTAATCAAGCGGAAAATAAATGATGAAAAATCTATGAAAATTAAAATAATGATTcttaataatactccgtattgaATAAAAATGATGTCCCGTAGTTTCAAAATCCAAAACCATTGCTAGAAAATACTAATTCCGAAAATAAAAGCAATGttcgacaaaaaaaaaaaaaaaaaaaaaaa is a genomic window containing:
- the LOC141629957 gene encoding uncharacterized protein LOC141629957; the encoded protein is MVREKLAAGYSNGQWQPKGGYYTIEDGYKWLRQDNSPKVTWFNIVWSKLNTPKHAFNAWLIRHGRLLTLDRLSKMGITDQSTCYLCGLQDEDHDHLFRKCIYTCICYARLQSWLGIQGSGFGSAEQMLKLRHCSGFLRKLLCSLVVATHYHIWHARNICRVEQRVLHPKLIIQAVLEDGRLALLKYKYFQISQHDREWCNLRGLM